Proteins from a single region of Streptomyces sp. TN58:
- a CDS encoding beta-ketoacyl-ACP synthase III, producing MTGSRVVALGHYQPAKVLTNEDLAAMVDTTDEWIRSRVGIRTRHVAGPDEPVDELAYHAAGKALAGAGLTPDDIDLVLVATSTAIDRSPNMAARVAAKLGMGGSPAVMDINVVCSGFTHALATADHAIRAGSATRALVVGADKMTEITDWSDRTTCVLTGDGAGAAVVEACDEPGIGPVLWGSVPEMGNAVRIEGSPPVFAQEGQSVYRWTTSQLPPLARKVCEKAGVTPEDLAAVVLHQANLRIIEPLAARIGAVNAVVARDVVDSGNTSAASIPMALSKLVQRGEIPSGAPVLLFGFGGNLSYAGQVISCP from the coding sequence ATGACCGGTTCACGCGTGGTGGCGCTAGGGCACTACCAGCCCGCGAAAGTGCTCACCAACGAGGACCTCGCGGCCATGGTCGACACCACCGACGAGTGGATCCGCTCCCGCGTGGGCATCCGCACCCGTCACGTCGCCGGCCCGGACGAACCGGTGGACGAGCTGGCCTACCACGCGGCCGGGAAGGCACTGGCCGGTGCCGGCCTGACCCCGGACGACATCGACCTCGTCCTGGTCGCCACCTCCACCGCGATCGACCGCTCGCCCAACATGGCCGCACGCGTCGCCGCCAAGCTGGGCATGGGCGGCAGCCCCGCCGTCATGGACATCAACGTCGTCTGCTCTGGCTTCACCCACGCCCTCGCCACGGCCGACCACGCCATCCGGGCGGGCTCCGCCACACGCGCCCTGGTCGTCGGCGCCGACAAGATGACCGAGATCACCGACTGGTCCGACCGCACCACCTGCGTGCTCACCGGCGACGGCGCGGGCGCGGCCGTCGTCGAGGCCTGCGACGAGCCGGGCATCGGCCCGGTGCTGTGGGGGTCGGTCCCGGAGATGGGCAACGCGGTCCGCATCGAGGGCTCGCCGCCGGTCTTCGCCCAGGAGGGCCAGTCCGTCTACCGCTGGACCACCAGCCAGCTCCCGCCGCTCGCCCGCAAGGTGTGCGAAAAGGCCGGCGTCACCCCCGAGGACCTGGCCGCGGTCGTCCTCCACCAGGCGAACCTGCGCATCATCGAGCCGCTCGCCGCGAGGATCGGCGCGGTCAACGCCGTCGTCGCCCGCGACGTCGTCGACTCCGGCAACACCTCCGCGGCCAGCATCCCCATGGCCCTGTCGAAGCTGGTCCAGCGGGGCGAGATCCCCTCGGGCGCCCCCGTCCTCCTCTTCGGCTTCGGCGGCAACCTCTCCTACGCCGGCCAGGTCATCAGCTGCCCGTGA
- a CDS encoding RNA polymerase sigma factor produces MSDGGPEESGGAVGLPSRRRRPTPMSQWDPAARLSYWAFHANRRPAYMRFAYLQLGSDEAAEEAVDATFDSIMGDWLRMLHMDRLDAYAWTLLKHCLVDRQHRRHPWQQEPEPMDISAFEAALKEAHADRYEVLTDTIRFYSAVSRLAERQRDAVLLRYGLQCTPGEAASVMGVDEATVRSYLGQAHRRLARLLDTAAEPADAGGAADPAGAADPAEPSGS; encoded by the coding sequence GTGAGCGATGGCGGACCGGAGGAGTCCGGTGGGGCCGTGGGACTGCCGAGCCGGCGTCGGCGGCCGACTCCCATGAGCCAGTGGGACCCCGCGGCACGCCTGTCGTACTGGGCCTTCCACGCCAACCGGCGCCCCGCGTACATGCGCTTCGCGTACCTGCAGCTCGGTTCCGACGAGGCGGCCGAGGAGGCGGTGGACGCCACCTTCGACTCGATCATGGGCGACTGGCTGCGGATGCTGCACATGGACCGCCTGGACGCCTACGCGTGGACCCTGCTCAAGCACTGCCTGGTCGACCGGCAGCACCGGCGCCACCCCTGGCAGCAGGAGCCCGAGCCGATGGACATCAGCGCCTTCGAGGCCGCGCTGAAGGAGGCGCACGCCGACCGGTACGAGGTGCTGACCGACACCATCCGCTTCTACTCCGCCGTCTCCCGCCTCGCCGAACGCCAGCGCGACGCCGTGCTCCTGCGCTACGGGCTCCAGTGCACGCCCGGTGAGGCGGCCTCCGTGATGGGCGTCGACGAGGCCACGGTCCGCTCCTACCTCGGCCAGGCCCACCGGCGCCTCGCCCGGCTGCTCGACACGGCCGCGGAACCGGCGGACGCGGGCGGAGCAGCCGATCCTGCCGGAGCAGCCGATCCAGCCGAACCTTCCGGCTCATGA
- the metG gene encoding methionine--tRNA ligase: protein MARHLITSALPYINGIKHLGNMVGSMLPADVYSRYLRQRGHDVLYICATDEHGTPAELAAKEAGISVAEFCAQAHDAQKAVYDGFELSFDYFGRSSSAQNAEITQHFARRLQENGFIEERAIRQVYSPADGRFLPDRYVEGTCPHCGYDKARGDQCENCTRVLDPTDLIEPRSAISGSTELEVRETKHLFLLQSKLQHEVEAWVAEHEEEWPQLASSIARKWLTEGLHDRAITRDLDWGVPVPADTWPDLAAEGKVFYVWFDAPIEYIASTKEWADADPANRDYKSWWYEAEDVRYTQFMAKDNVPFHTVMFPATELGTREPWKKVDYVKAFNWLTYYGGKFSTSQKRGVFTDQALEILPADFWRYFLIANAPESDDSSFTWEHFAATVNKDLGGTLGNFVNRVLTFSRKKFGDEVPAGSPAGEAEAKLGEQIAELLAEYEGHMDTLQYRKAAAALRALWSAGNAYLDEKAPWLEVKTDLEAAALTLRTAMNLIHLYSVVSEPFIPASARAMRSAFALADDTATWVTPEQAKALDAVPAGTAFTVPPVLFARVTEEDLESYRERFGGTEAG from the coding sequence ATGGCTCGACACCTGATCACCAGCGCGCTTCCCTACATCAACGGGATCAAGCACCTGGGCAACATGGTCGGGTCGATGCTTCCGGCGGATGTGTACTCCCGGTACCTCCGCCAGCGCGGCCACGACGTCCTCTACATCTGCGCCACCGACGAGCACGGCACCCCCGCCGAGCTCGCCGCCAAGGAGGCCGGGATCTCGGTCGCCGAGTTCTGCGCCCAGGCCCACGACGCCCAGAAGGCGGTCTACGACGGCTTCGAGCTGTCCTTCGACTACTTCGGCCGCAGCTCCTCGGCGCAGAACGCCGAGATCACCCAGCACTTCGCGCGCCGCCTCCAGGAGAACGGCTTCATCGAGGAGCGGGCGATCCGGCAGGTCTACTCGCCCGCCGACGGCCGCTTCCTGCCGGACCGCTACGTCGAGGGCACCTGCCCGCACTGCGGCTACGACAAGGCCCGCGGCGACCAGTGCGAGAACTGCACCCGCGTCCTGGACCCCACCGACCTGATCGAGCCGCGCTCGGCCATCTCCGGCTCCACCGAGCTGGAGGTCCGCGAGACCAAGCACCTCTTCCTGCTGCAGTCCAAGCTCCAGCACGAGGTCGAGGCCTGGGTCGCCGAGCACGAGGAGGAGTGGCCGCAGCTGGCCTCCTCGATCGCCCGCAAGTGGCTGACCGAGGGCCTGCACGACCGCGCCATCACCCGCGACCTCGACTGGGGCGTCCCGGTCCCGGCCGACACCTGGCCCGACCTGGCGGCCGAGGGCAAGGTCTTCTACGTCTGGTTCGACGCCCCGATCGAGTACATCGCCTCGACCAAGGAGTGGGCCGACGCCGACCCGGCGAACCGCGACTACAAGTCCTGGTGGTACGAGGCCGAGGACGTCCGCTACACCCAGTTCATGGCCAAGGACAACGTCCCGTTCCACACGGTGATGTTCCCCGCGACCGAGCTGGGCACCCGCGAGCCGTGGAAGAAGGTCGACTACGTCAAGGCCTTCAACTGGCTGACGTACTACGGCGGCAAGTTCTCCACCTCGCAGAAGCGCGGCGTCTTCACCGACCAGGCGCTGGAGATCCTCCCGGCCGACTTCTGGCGCTACTTCCTCATCGCCAACGCCCCCGAGTCCGACGACTCGTCCTTCACGTGGGAGCACTTCGCCGCCACCGTCAACAAGGACCTCGGCGGCACCCTCGGCAACTTCGTCAACCGCGTACTGACCTTCTCCCGCAAGAAGTTCGGCGACGAGGTCCCGGCCGGCAGCCCCGCGGGCGAGGCCGAGGCGAAGCTCGGCGAGCAGATCGCCGAACTGCTGGCCGAGTACGAGGGCCACATGGACACCCTCCAGTACCGCAAGGCCGCGGCCGCGCTGCGCGCCCTGTGGTCCGCCGGCAACGCCTACCTCGACGAGAAGGCCCCCTGGCTGGAGGTCAAGACCGACCTCGAAGCGGCCGCGCTCACCCTGCGCACCGCGATGAACCTCATCCACCTCTACTCGGTCGTTTCCGAGCCGTTCATCCCGGCCTCGGCACGCGCCATGCGCTCGGCGTTCGCCCTCGCCGACGACACCGCGACGTGGGTGACCCCGGAGCAGGCCAAGGCCCTGGACGCGGTCCCGGCCGGCACCGCCTTCACCGTCCCGCCGGTGCTCTTCGCCCGGGTCACCGAGGAGGACCTGGAGTCCTACCGCGAGCGTTTCGGCGGCACCGAGGCCGGCTGA
- a CDS encoding low temperature requirement protein A yields the protein METEHRVSTLELFFDLVFVFTITQLTVLLADDLTPRGAGQVVLIFTVLFWMYGGYAHLTNQVPPDRAVRRVLLMLAMGAFLVCALAVPTAFGAGGVAFGLGYLLVVVVHGALFAQAHGLGVLWFALPNVLCALAVTAAGFFDGQPAWGLWLLALLLQFVTPVVVQRVAASGAAAEPEVPEQTVGDQLGGMNAAHLVERHGLLLIIVFGESVIAIGIGVGSLPLSAGIAGGAFLALTIASAMWWMYFVRDEGRAEEVFAQTPPDRRFKLAMAAYYYAFLPVLLGIAVFSAGVKKTIGHLGEHLHTGPAVALAGGVALYLAGNLVFRRVLGIGPARYRATALVLALATVPVGTTWTGAGQLVALAAVLVCAVVAEGGRSPAVPARGTASESVTGS from the coding sequence ATGGAAACCGAGCACCGCGTCAGCACGCTGGAGCTGTTCTTCGACCTCGTCTTCGTCTTCACCATCACGCAGTTGACGGTGCTGCTGGCGGACGACCTGACCCCGCGGGGCGCGGGACAGGTCGTCCTCATCTTCACCGTGCTGTTCTGGATGTACGGGGGCTACGCCCACCTGACCAACCAGGTGCCGCCGGACCGGGCCGTCAGGCGTGTGCTGCTCATGCTGGCCATGGGCGCGTTCCTGGTGTGCGCGCTGGCCGTGCCCACCGCGTTCGGGGCGGGCGGTGTCGCCTTCGGCCTGGGGTACCTGCTGGTCGTGGTGGTGCACGGCGCGCTGTTCGCGCAGGCGCACGGCCTCGGGGTGCTGTGGTTCGCGCTGCCCAACGTGCTGTGCGCGCTGGCGGTGACGGCCGCCGGGTTCTTCGACGGGCAGCCGGCCTGGGGGCTGTGGCTGCTGGCGCTGCTGCTGCAGTTCGTGACGCCGGTGGTCGTGCAGCGGGTCGCGGCGAGCGGGGCCGCTGCGGAGCCGGAGGTGCCCGAGCAGACGGTCGGCGACCAGCTCGGCGGGATGAACGCGGCGCACCTGGTGGAGCGGCACGGCCTGCTGCTGATCATCGTCTTCGGCGAGTCCGTGATCGCGATCGGCATCGGGGTGGGGTCGCTGCCCCTGTCGGCCGGTATCGCGGGCGGCGCGTTCCTGGCGCTGACGATCGCGTCGGCGATGTGGTGGATGTACTTCGTGCGCGACGAGGGGCGTGCGGAGGAGGTTTTCGCGCAGACCCCGCCGGACCGGCGTTTCAAGCTGGCGATGGCCGCCTACTACTACGCGTTCCTGCCGGTGCTGCTGGGCATCGCCGTCTTCTCGGCCGGTGTGAAGAAGACCATCGGGCACCTCGGGGAGCACCTGCACACCGGCCCGGCCGTGGCGCTGGCCGGCGGGGTCGCCCTCTATCTGGCCGGGAACCTGGTCTTCCGCAGGGTGCTGGGCATCGGGCCGGCCCGCTACCGGGCGACGGCGCTGGTGCTGGCGCTGGCCACCGTGCCCGTGGGGACCACCTGGACGGGAGCGGGCCAGCTGGTGGCGCTGGCGGCCGTCCTGGTGTGCGCGGTGGTCGCCGAGGGGGGCCGCTCCCCCGCCGTACCGGCGCGGGGAACGGCCTCCGAGAGCGTCACGGGCAGCTGA
- a CDS encoding helix-turn-helix domain-containing protein, which yields MPHLAAVGPSDGLARAGEERLAGEESARGAVRSERRKEILRQRREELGLSQEDLAARLRISVRAYGNWERGLVKEWTDRKLLALAEALEMSERQCFWLFRVMVDRDPPPTWRAADENRLPEDPAQRDYLCDYAALMEAVPYPSFLVDHRWDVALTNSAFDQLFQSVRPHPTALPDDNFLRFVLFHPDAAAVLEDHEPAWCVPLLAQFAAALAEAPEDEGLCSIRQEVARDPFMEAAYRYGVPHWLSKRGPEAAEQDGAVRTVRHPDPRWGLVRCRMVAETSRMLDEMGLTRITLILSGPQGVPTGPVRGGAVVPYPPQGARLRAVPSLED from the coding sequence GTGCCACATCTCGCAGCGGTGGGCCCGTCCGATGGACTCGCCCGAGCCGGTGAGGAACGCCTGGCGGGCGAGGAGTCCGCGCGCGGCGCCGTGCGGTCGGAGCGACGCAAGGAGATTTTGCGCCAGCGCCGCGAAGAGCTGGGCCTGAGCCAGGAGGACCTCGCCGCCCGGCTGCGCATCAGTGTGCGCGCGTACGGCAACTGGGAACGCGGCCTGGTCAAGGAATGGACGGACCGCAAGCTCCTCGCCCTGGCCGAAGCCCTGGAGATGAGCGAGCGCCAGTGCTTCTGGCTCTTCCGCGTCATGGTCGACCGCGACCCGCCGCCCACCTGGCGGGCCGCCGACGAGAACCGGCTTCCCGAGGACCCGGCGCAGCGCGACTACCTGTGCGACTACGCGGCCCTCATGGAGGCCGTGCCCTACCCGAGCTTCCTGGTGGACCACCGGTGGGACGTCGCGCTCACCAACTCCGCCTTCGACCAGCTCTTCCAGTCCGTACGGCCGCACCCGACGGCCCTGCCGGACGACAACTTCCTGCGCTTCGTGCTGTTCCACCCCGACGCCGCGGCCGTGCTGGAGGACCACGAACCGGCCTGGTGCGTACCGCTGCTCGCCCAGTTCGCGGCGGCGCTCGCCGAAGCCCCGGAGGACGAGGGGCTGTGCAGCATCCGCCAGGAGGTGGCCCGTGACCCGTTCATGGAGGCGGCCTACCGCTACGGCGTCCCCCACTGGCTGAGCAAGCGCGGGCCGGAGGCCGCCGAGCAGGACGGAGCGGTGCGCACCGTGCGCCATCCCGACCCGCGGTGGGGCCTGGTGCGCTGCCGGATGGTGGCCGAGACCAGCCGCATGCTCGACGAGATGGGGCTCACCCGGATCACCCTGATCCTCTCCGGACCGCAGGGCGTGCCGACGGGCCCCGTGCGGGGCGGCGCTGTCGTCCCCTACCCGCCGCAGGGCGCCCGACTGCGCGCCGTGCCGTCGCTGGAGGACTGA
- a CDS encoding MAB_1171c family putative transporter: MTGEDYYIPAAAMAISLAFKLPALRHNWRDPLLRSVVALLALAGAVFTFAAPPTIAAVNRWTGIANFSAPLVYCLITAFSASCLVLMVNWRGGPPERTKRVSRRWILGYSIVIVALIVLFALGETPEERLRDFDTFYANTPYVGHMIALYLLAHHVAAVVMVVLCWRWSLQVRGWLRIGLMIIVAGYLFNLGYDATKMTAVVARWLGHDLDDLSTYVAPPLASLGALISAMGFVVPLVCQRLSDQWQTWATYRRLGPLWQEVQISAPVGTPSVQMAWWTAGELRVIQRESDIHDGFLHLGPYFDRGLRDDAYDTARADGADEETARAVADAAMVAAAVRARSADPEGKIIGEDEETLMDTSDGPRDLLRISDALRSSPVVHAVRRQVAV; the protein is encoded by the coding sequence TTGACCGGTGAGGACTACTACATACCGGCAGCGGCGATGGCGATCTCACTCGCCTTCAAGCTGCCGGCCCTGCGGCACAACTGGCGTGACCCGCTCCTGCGCTCGGTCGTCGCCCTGCTGGCCCTGGCGGGGGCGGTGTTCACCTTCGCCGCCCCGCCCACCATCGCGGCGGTCAACCGCTGGACCGGGATCGCCAACTTCTCCGCCCCGCTGGTGTACTGCCTGATCACCGCCTTCAGCGCCTCCTGCCTGGTCCTGATGGTCAACTGGCGGGGCGGGCCGCCCGAGCGGACCAAGCGGGTCTCGCGCCGCTGGATCCTCGGCTACAGCATCGTGATCGTGGCCCTGATCGTGCTGTTCGCCCTCGGCGAGACCCCCGAGGAGCGCCTGCGGGACTTCGACACCTTCTACGCGAACACGCCCTACGTCGGCCACATGATCGCCCTCTACCTGCTGGCGCACCACGTGGCGGCCGTCGTGATGGTGGTCCTGTGCTGGCGCTGGTCGCTCCAGGTGCGGGGCTGGCTGCGGATCGGCCTGATGATCATCGTCGCCGGCTACCTCTTCAACCTCGGCTACGACGCCACGAAGATGACCGCCGTCGTCGCCCGCTGGCTCGGCCACGACCTCGACGACCTGAGCACCTACGTCGCCCCGCCGCTCGCCTCGCTGGGCGCGCTGATCAGCGCGATGGGCTTCGTGGTGCCGCTGGTCTGCCAGCGGCTCTCGGACCAGTGGCAGACCTGGGCGACGTACCGCCGGCTCGGCCCGCTGTGGCAGGAGGTGCAGATCTCCGCCCCCGTGGGCACCCCCTCGGTGCAGATGGCCTGGTGGACGGCCGGGGAACTGCGGGTCATCCAGCGGGAGTCCGACATCCACGACGGGTTCCTGCACCTCGGCCCCTACTTCGACAGGGGTCTGCGCGACGACGCCTACGACACCGCCCGCGCCGACGGCGCCGACGAGGAGACCGCCCGCGCCGTCGCCGACGCCGCCATGGTCGCTGCCGCCGTGCGGGCCCGCTCGGCGGACCCGGAGGGGAAGATCATCGGTGAGGACGAGGAGACCCTGATGGACACCTCCGACGGCCCGCGCGACCTCCTGAGGATCTCCGACGCCCTGCGGAGTTCCCCGGTGGTGCACGCGGTCCGGCGGCAGGTGGCGGTCTAG
- a CDS encoding DUF4239 domain-containing protein, with the protein MSEWLVLAIAMVLVCALVLAFTAIRHRRAAADEDTSETPDVIEYMTMMVGVVYAIVLGLAIAGVWEARGAAEDSVRREAQALYEVTQRADVYPAAVRDRIRGEVDAYVAHTVAVDWPLMTSGESASAEGGALLGKLRTSVTHQSPSTELQAQAYQPLLDHIAAADEARHSRTQSSESTLPGVVWFGLLVGGVVTVGLIFTLQIRRSGRELLLAGLFSALIVFLLFMVWSFDAPYGRDGMDSAGPFQELFPATAVAAAR; encoded by the coding sequence GTGTCCGAATGGCTGGTCCTGGCCATTGCCATGGTGCTCGTCTGCGCCCTCGTCCTCGCCTTCACGGCGATCCGGCACCGCCGGGCCGCCGCCGACGAGGACACCAGCGAAACCCCCGACGTCATCGAGTACATGACGATGATGGTGGGCGTGGTCTACGCGATCGTGCTGGGCCTGGCCATCGCGGGCGTCTGGGAGGCGCGCGGCGCCGCCGAGGACAGCGTGCGCCGGGAGGCCCAGGCGCTGTACGAGGTGACCCAGCGCGCCGACGTCTATCCGGCCGCGGTCCGCGACCGGATCCGTGGCGAGGTGGACGCGTACGTCGCCCACACCGTCGCCGTGGACTGGCCGCTGATGACCTCCGGCGAGAGCGCGTCGGCGGAGGGCGGTGCGCTGCTCGGCAAGCTCCGTACCTCCGTCACCCACCAGAGCCCCTCCACCGAGCTCCAGGCACAGGCGTACCAGCCGTTGCTGGACCACATCGCGGCCGCCGACGAGGCCCGCCACTCGCGGACCCAGAGCTCCGAGTCGACGCTCCCGGGCGTGGTGTGGTTCGGGCTGCTGGTCGGCGGAGTGGTCACCGTCGGGCTGATCTTCACACTGCAGATCCGGCGCTCCGGGCGGGAGCTGCTGCTGGCGGGCCTCTTCAGCGCGCTGATCGTGTTCCTGCTCTTCATGGTGTGGAGCTTCGACGCGCCGTACGGGCGGGACGGGATGGACTCGGCCGGGCCGTTCCAGGAGCTGTTCCCCGCGACGGCGGTGGCCGCGGCCCGCTGA
- a CDS encoding helix-turn-helix domain-containing protein, producing the protein MTDGFPAPVAVADAPLAATITRVAELAGKMGRELNQVFDLRRLSEASGVPMDVVKTLLEGRPAGEPDLQARFLQRLDLLRRTRVKPNGRRYTQQEIADGAGMSRQQAGALINGDRRPTMEHCDAIQRFFGVHAGFLTAHDADALTDALQRTEQQLLQDYAGRARETVPASAASAGDPLARLLQNHGVRGIAWRAAQLPSDKHRDKVTEWLDMLLESVKPNES; encoded by the coding sequence GTGACAGACGGCTTCCCGGCTCCCGTCGCGGTGGCCGACGCACCCCTGGCCGCGACCATCACCCGCGTCGCCGAACTCGCGGGCAAGATGGGCCGCGAGCTGAACCAGGTCTTCGACCTGCGACGCCTCTCGGAGGCTTCGGGCGTGCCCATGGACGTGGTGAAGACCCTGCTCGAAGGCAGGCCGGCCGGCGAACCCGACCTCCAGGCCCGCTTCCTGCAGCGGCTCGACCTGCTCCGGCGCACCCGCGTCAAGCCGAACGGCCGCCGCTACACGCAGCAGGAGATCGCCGACGGCGCGGGCATGTCGAGGCAGCAGGCGGGAGCCCTGATCAACGGCGACCGCCGCCCCACGATGGAGCACTGCGACGCGATCCAGCGCTTCTTCGGGGTGCATGCCGGCTTCCTCACGGCCCACGACGCCGACGCCCTCACCGACGCGCTCCAGCGGACCGAGCAACAACTGCTCCAGGACTACGCCGGGCGCGCACGGGAAACCGTACCGGCCTCGGCCGCATCGGCGGGCGATCCGCTGGCAAGACTCCTGCAGAACCACGGTGTACGGGGCATCGCCTGGCGCGCCGCCCAACTGCCCAGCGACAAGCACCGGGACAAGGTGACCGAATGGCTGGACATGCTCCTCGAAAGCGTAAAACCGAACGAATCCTGA
- a CDS encoding 6-phospho-beta-glucosidase, whose protein sequence is MRLTILGGGGFRVPLVYGALLGDHAEGRVSHVTLYDEDPARLAAMTGVLADQAAAAAVPDAPAVTATRDLDEALRGADFVFSAIRVGGLDGRAADERVALAEGVLGQETVGAGGVAYGLRTVPVARAIARRIARVAPEAWVINFTNPAGLVTEAMAEDLGDRVIGICDSPVGLGRRVARILGARPEEAWVDYVGLNHLGWVRGLRIGGRDELPRLLADTEALESFEEGRLFGAEWLRSLGAIPNEYLHYYYFNRDTVRAYQEAGQTRGAFLRDQQRGFYAEAGRVGLPAGAALAAWDRTRAEREATYMAENREAAGVGERDESDLESGGYEKVALALMRAIARDERATLILNVRNGSTLRVLDAAAVIEVPCLVDANGAHPLGVDQLPLHAVGLVTAVKAVEREILAAAASRSRADAVKAFALHPLVDSVAVARRLLDGYAQAHPGLAHLR, encoded by the coding sequence GTGCGGCTGACGATCCTCGGCGGAGGCGGCTTCCGGGTACCGCTCGTCTACGGCGCACTGCTCGGGGACCACGCCGAGGGGCGGGTGTCCCACGTGACGCTGTATGACGAGGACCCCGCGCGGCTCGCCGCCATGACCGGCGTCCTCGCCGACCAGGCCGCCGCCGCCGCGGTGCCCGACGCCCCGGCCGTCACCGCCACCCGGGACCTCGACGAGGCCCTGCGCGGGGCCGACTTCGTCTTCTCGGCCATCCGCGTCGGCGGCCTCGACGGACGCGCCGCGGACGAGCGTGTCGCCCTGGCCGAGGGCGTGCTGGGCCAGGAGACGGTGGGCGCCGGCGGGGTGGCGTACGGACTGCGGACGGTTCCGGTGGCCCGCGCGATCGCCCGCAGGATCGCCCGTGTGGCACCCGAGGCCTGGGTCATCAACTTCACCAATCCGGCCGGCCTGGTCACCGAGGCCATGGCCGAGGACCTCGGCGACCGGGTGATCGGCATCTGCGACTCGCCGGTGGGCCTCGGCCGGCGCGTCGCCCGGATCCTGGGAGCACGCCCCGAAGAAGCCTGGGTCGACTACGTGGGCCTCAACCACCTCGGCTGGGTCCGGGGCCTGCGCATCGGCGGGCGGGACGAACTGCCGCGGCTGCTGGCCGACACCGAGGCCCTGGAGTCCTTCGAGGAGGGCCGCCTCTTCGGTGCCGAGTGGCTGCGATCGCTCGGCGCGATCCCCAACGAGTACCTCCACTACTACTACTTCAACCGTGACACCGTACGGGCGTACCAGGAGGCCGGGCAGACCCGCGGGGCGTTCCTGCGCGACCAGCAGCGCGGCTTCTACGCCGAGGCCGGACGCGTCGGGCTGCCGGCCGGTGCGGCCCTGGCCGCCTGGGACCGGACCCGGGCCGAGCGCGAGGCCACGTACATGGCCGAGAACCGCGAGGCGGCCGGCGTGGGGGAGCGAGACGAGAGCGACCTGGAATCCGGCGGCTACGAGAAGGTGGCCCTCGCGCTGATGCGGGCCATCGCCCGGGACGAGCGGGCCACACTGATCCTGAACGTCCGCAACGGCTCCACGCTCCGCGTCCTCGACGCCGCCGCGGTCATCGAGGTGCCCTGCCTGGTCGACGCGAACGGCGCCCACCCCCTGGGCGTCGACCAGCTGCCGCTGCACGCGGTGGGGCTGGTGACGGCCGTCAAGGCGGTGGAGCGGGAAATCCTGGCGGCTGCTGCGAGCCGTTCGCGGGCGGACGCCGTGAAGGCCTTCGCCCTCCATCCGCTGGTCGACTCGGTCGCCGTGGCCCGGCGACTCCTCGACGGCTACGCACAGGCCCATCCGGGCCTCGCCCACCTGCGCTGA